A genomic region of Arachis stenosperma cultivar V10309 chromosome 9, arast.V10309.gnm1.PFL2, whole genome shotgun sequence contains the following coding sequences:
- the LOC130950747 gene encoding chalcone--flavanone isomerase 2 has translation MVLPSSLSAVQVDNVKFPATAKAPGSDKSFFLGGAGVRGLQIDDKFVKFTAIAVYLQDNAVPSLAVKWNGKTPSQLTESVDFFRDIVTGPFEKFMQVTMILPLTGQQYSQKVSENCVAIWKHLGIYTDQEANAIDKFLSVFKDQNFPPDSSILFTLLPNGSLVIGFSKDGSIPEAGSAVIENKLLSEAVLESMIGKHGVSPAAKQSLATRLYELFKQSGHDNTADKKLHDSDTDNGLHHTKSGNSVPEDVAEKLP, from the exons ATGGTCCTACCCTCCTCCTTGTCCGCCGTGCAAGTCGACAATGTCAAGTTTCCGGCCACCGCCAAAGCTCCAGGCTCCGACAAGAGCTTCTTCCTTGGCGGAGCAGGAGTCAGGGGCCTCCAAATCGACGACAAATTCGTCAAGTTCACCGCCATTGCTGTTTACCTCCAGGATAACGCCGTTCCCTCACTCGCCGTCAAATGGAACGGTAAGACCCCGAGCCAGTTAACGGAATCCGTCGACTTCTTCAGAGACATCGTTACAG GTCCGTTTGAGAAATTTATGCAGGTAACCATGATCTTGCCTTTGACGGGTCAACAATACTCCCAGAAAGTCTCTGAAAATTGCGTCGCTATTTGGAAGCATCTTGGAATTTACACTGACCAAGAAGCcaatgccattgacaagtttctTTCCGTTTTCAAAGATCAGAATTTCCCTCCAGATTCCTCTATCCTTTTCACACTATTACCCAACGGATCTCTAGTG ATTGGTTTTTCTAAAGATGGATCTATTCCAGAAGCCGGAAGTGCAGTGATTGAGAATAAACTACTCTCAGAAGCTGTGCTTGAATCAATGATTGGAAAGCATGGTGTTTCCCCTGCTGCAAAACAGAGTTTGGCCACCAGATTATATGAGTTATTCAAACAGAGTGGTCATGATAATACTGCTGATAAAAAATTGCATGATTCTGATACTGATAATGGATTACATCACACGAAAAGTGGAAATTCGGTTCCCGAAGATGTAGCAGAAAAATTACCTTAG
- the LOC130950746 gene encoding cationic peroxidase 1-like — MAFNKCWLILAITLCVIGIGSGDDDHELLSDNFYHKTCPKAVETIRKAVIDAVSQEPRMGASLLRLHFHDCFVQGCDASVLLDDTPNFIGEKNSGPNKNSLRGFEVIDSIKSQLESMCPSVVSCADILALAARDAVFALKGPRWEVKLGRRDSTTASLSESNSDLPAPFFNLSSLITAFQKKNFTIQEMVTLSGGHTIGRVRCRFFRDRIYNESNIDPSFAEAMKALCPSAKGDGDDNLSPFDSTTPDTFDNAFYQNLVNQRGLVHSDQQLYANGAGITDSQVFMYSRNFGRFKKDFADAMVKMSLLSPLTGNDGQIRTTCRFVNN, encoded by the exons ATGGCATTTAACAAGTGTTGGTTGATTTTGGCAATAACATTATGTGTTATTGGGATTGGTTCAGGTGATGATGATCATGAGTTGTTAAGTGACAATTTCTATCACAAAACGTGTCCGAAAGCTGTTGAAACCATTAGGAAGGCAGTGATTGATGCTGTTTCCCAAGAGCCTCGCATGGGTGCTTCCTTGCTTCGCCTCCATTTCCATGATTGTTTTGTCCAA GGATGTGATGCATCGGTATTGCTAGATGACACCCCAAACTTCATAGGTGAGAAGAATTCAGGTCCCAACAAGAACTCATTGAGGGGTTTTGAGGTCATTGACAGCATCAAATCCCAATTGGAGTCCATGTGTCCTTCTGTTGTTTCTTGTGCTGACATCTTAGCTCTTGCTGCCAGAGATGCTGTTTTTGCT CTAAAAGGACCAAGATGGGAGGTTAAATTGGGGAGAAGAGACTCAACCACTGCAAGTttaagtgagtctaattcagacTTACCTGCTCCCTTCTTCAATCTCAGTTCCCTTATCACTGCTTTCCAAAAGAAAAATTTCACCATCCAAGAAATGGTTACTTTATCAg GAGGCCACACAATAGGACGAGTGAGGTGCAGATTCTTCAGAGACAGGATTTACAATGAGAGCAACATAGATCCAAGCTTTGCAGAAGCAATGAAAGCATTGTGTCCCTCTGCAAAAGGTGATGGAGATGACAACCTCTCTCCCTTTGATTCAACCACTCCAGACACTTTTGACAATGCTTTCTATCAGAATCTTGTGAATCAAAGGGGTCTTGTGCACTCTGATCAGCAGCTCTATGCTAATGGAGCAGGCATCACTGACTCTCAGGTCTTTATGTATAGCAGAAACTTTGGTCGTTTCAAGAAGGATTTTGCAGATGCCATGGTTAAGATGAGCTTGCTTTCTCCTCTCACTGGCAATGATGGTCAAATCAGAACTACATGCAGATTTGTTAATAATTAG
- the LOC130950748 gene encoding chalcone--flavanone isomerase 1B-1-like produces the protein MVKAASLAGVKVEFLEFPPVVTPPGTTKSYFLAGAGVRGLPINGVFVTFTGLGLYLEDKAVPYLASRWKAKTPAQLLDSLHFYRDIIQGPFEKLIRGSKLKTLDGPEYVRKVSENCVAYMKSVGTFGDAEEKAIHEFRQAFKDQNFPPGSTVFYEQFPNGTLGLKFSKDDTIPEHRNAFIENKALSEAVLETMIGEIPVSPAFKESLATRLSQILNEANPSIEF, from the exons ATGGTGAAGGCAGCATCCCTCGCCGGAGTCAAAGTCGAGTTCCTTGAATTCCCGCCAGTGGTCACACCTCCGGGGACCACCAAATCATATTTCCTTGCCGGCGCAG GGGTGAGAGGGTTACCAATTAATGGAGTATTCGTCACGTTCACGGGATTAGGGTTATATTTGGAAGACAAAGCAGTTCCATATTTGGCTTCAAGGTGGAAAGCCAAAACCCCTGCTCAGTTGTTGGATTCTCTTCATTTCTACAGAGACATCATCCAAG GTCCCTTTGAGAAACTGATTAGAGGGTCAAAGCTTAAAACATTAGATGGTCCTGAATATGTAAGGAAGGTTTCAGAAAATTGTGTGGCATACATGAAATCCGTAGGAACATTCGGTGATGCAGAAGAAAAAGCTATTCATGAATTCAGACAAGCCTTCAAGGATCAAAACTTCCCACCAGGCTCTACTGTCTTCTATGAACAATTCCCCAATGGAACATTAGGG CTGAAATTCTCCAAGGATGACACAATACCAGAACATAGGAATGCATTTATTGAAAACAAGGCACTTTCAGAGGCAGTGTTGGAGACAATGATTGGGGAGATTCCTGTTTCCCCTGCTTTTAAAGAGAGTTTGGCTACAAGACTTTCTCAGATTCTGAATGAGGCCAATCCCTCCATTGAGTTCTAA